In Schaalia sp. JY-X169, the following are encoded in one genomic region:
- a CDS encoding glucose-6-phosphate dehydrogenase assembly protein OpcA, protein MIINMDNTTVADINRRLIHEREEGGAVALSRVLTLVIDAGHADVEPAIEAANTASREHPCRVIALVQNDDIEGELHGQLRLGHDAGASEVIVLQHSAELAEHLDTLVLPLLLPDAPVVVYWPCNSPSSPSTDPLGKLAQRRITDSYSATDGMGQLREHREHYAPGDTDLAWTRTTLWRGLIAATLDQPPYEPVLSASVTGEAGHPALDLLGAWLALHLECPVEMERIEGAPGLTELRLERESGPIVLSRPDGRNASLQVPGEPRQYITLPMRPLSESLAEDLRRLDADEAYGDVLLNGLALLEE, encoded by the coding sequence GTGATTATCAACATGGACAACACAACCGTTGCTGACATTAATCGGCGGCTCATCCACGAGCGTGAAGAGGGTGGAGCAGTGGCGCTGTCCCGCGTCCTCACCCTGGTCATCGACGCAGGCCATGCCGATGTTGAGCCCGCAATCGAGGCCGCTAACACTGCGAGTAGGGAGCATCCCTGCCGCGTGATCGCCCTCGTACAAAACGATGACATTGAGGGGGAGTTGCACGGGCAACTGCGGCTGGGTCACGATGCCGGGGCCAGCGAAGTCATTGTTTTGCAACACAGCGCGGAACTGGCCGAACACCTCGACACACTGGTCCTTCCACTTCTGCTGCCGGACGCCCCCGTGGTGGTGTACTGGCCGTGCAACTCACCATCATCTCCGTCGACCGATCCGCTCGGGAAGTTGGCCCAGCGGCGCATCACGGATAGCTATTCAGCGACTGATGGCATGGGTCAGTTGCGTGAGCATCGCGAGCATTACGCACCGGGCGACACTGACTTGGCGTGGACGAGGACGACTCTGTGGCGCGGACTGATCGCTGCGACATTGGACCAGCCGCCCTATGAACCTGTCCTCTCAGCGAGCGTGACGGGAGAGGCAGGGCACCCCGCCCTCGACCTCCTGGGGGCGTGGCTGGCGCTGCACTTGGAGTGCCCTGTTGAGATGGAGCGGATCGAGGGCGCCCCGGGACTCACCGAGTTGCGGTTAGAGCGCGAGTCGGGACCGATTGTGCTGTCGCGTCCTGACGGGAGGAACGCGTCGTTGCAGGTTCCCGGTGAACCTCGCCAGTACATTACCTTGCCGATGCGTCCGCTCAGTGAGAGTCTGGCAGAGGATCTCAGGCGGCTCGATGCCGATGAAGCATACGGCGATGTCCTGCTTAATGGGCTCGCACTCTTGGAGGAATGA
- the zwf gene encoding glucose-6-phosphate dehydrogenase — translation MSPAEVTATHNPLRDKRDRRLPRIAGSSGLVIFGVTGDLARKKLLPAIYDLANRGLLSPGFALIGFGRRDWDDAKFAEVVKECIQEYSRTEFNEAAWQQLLGGIRFVSGSFDDDAAFDRLRDVMVELDRTRGTRGNFAFYLSVPPSAFPQVCGQLARAGISEGANGSWRRVVIEKPFGHDLESARALNRVVEDVFPPRSVFRIDHYLGKETVQNLLALRFSNQLFEPLWNSRYVDHVQITMAEDIGVGGRAGYYDGIGAARDVIQNHLLQLLALTAMEEPVTFDADDLETEKVKVLSAASVPPDIEYHTARGQYEAGWQGGQQVVGYLDEGGFDPNSTTETYAAIRVDIDNRRWSGVPFYLRTGKRLARRVTEIAVVFKKAPPLPFSTTGSREPGNNALVIRIQPDDGASLQFNAKVPGAVMEVRDVTMDFGYGHSFTEASPEAYERLLLDVLLGDPPLFPRHREVELSWEILDPVIEYWANNGKPEPYRAGTWGPDSAEEMVRRDGHSWRRP, via the coding sequence ATGAGCCCCGCAGAAGTAACCGCGACACACAACCCACTGCGCGACAAGCGTGACCGGAGGCTGCCGCGCATTGCTGGGTCCTCCGGCCTGGTGATCTTCGGAGTCACCGGAGACCTGGCACGCAAGAAGCTCCTCCCGGCCATCTACGACCTCGCCAACCGCGGGCTCCTCTCACCGGGATTCGCTCTGATTGGGTTTGGTCGCCGCGACTGGGATGACGCGAAGTTCGCCGAGGTCGTCAAAGAGTGCATCCAAGAGTATTCACGTACCGAGTTCAATGAGGCGGCGTGGCAACAACTGCTTGGTGGCATCCGCTTTGTCAGTGGCTCCTTTGACGACGACGCTGCTTTCGACAGGCTGCGGGATGTCATGGTGGAACTGGACCGCACCCGCGGCACGCGTGGCAATTTCGCCTTCTACCTCTCCGTGCCACCCAGCGCGTTTCCGCAGGTGTGCGGACAGTTGGCACGTGCGGGGATTTCCGAGGGCGCCAACGGGTCTTGGCGACGCGTTGTCATTGAGAAGCCGTTCGGGCACGACCTCGAGTCAGCCCGCGCCCTCAACCGCGTGGTCGAGGACGTCTTCCCGCCGCGTTCCGTTTTCCGCATCGACCATTATCTTGGCAAAGAGACGGTGCAGAACCTCTTGGCGTTGCGCTTCTCAAACCAGTTGTTCGAACCGCTGTGGAACAGTCGCTATGTCGACCACGTCCAGATCACCATGGCCGAAGACATCGGTGTTGGTGGGCGTGCCGGCTACTACGACGGGATCGGTGCGGCTCGGGACGTCATTCAAAATCACCTGCTGCAGCTGTTGGCGCTCACCGCCATGGAGGAGCCGGTCACTTTCGATGCCGATGACCTAGAGACTGAGAAGGTCAAGGTTCTCTCAGCCGCGAGCGTCCCGCCCGACATCGAATACCACACCGCCCGCGGTCAGTATGAGGCCGGGTGGCAGGGTGGGCAGCAGGTTGTCGGATATCTGGACGAGGGCGGATTTGACCCCAACTCAACGACGGAGACCTACGCTGCAATCCGCGTGGATATTGACAACCGGCGCTGGTCAGGAGTCCCGTTCTACCTGAGGACCGGCAAGAGGCTGGCGCGCCGCGTCACAGAGATTGCCGTAGTCTTCAAGAAGGCGCCGCCGCTACCTTTCTCAACCACTGGGAGCCGTGAGCCCGGCAATAACGCCCTCGTCATCCGCATCCAACCCGACGACGGGGCGAGCCTGCAGTTCAACGCGAAGGTTCCCGGGGCGGTAATGGAGGTGCGCGATGTGACGATGGACTTCGGGTATGGGCACTCGTTCACGGAGGCGTCTCCGGAGGCGTACGAACGGTTGCTTCTCGATGTTCTGCTGGGTGACCCACCGCTGTTTCCGCGTCACCGTGAGGTGGAGTTGTCGTGGGAGATCCTCGACCCCGTCATCGAATATTGGGCCAACAATGGGAAGCCTGAGCCATACCGCGCCGGCACCTGGGGGCCAGACTCGGCAGAGGAAATGGTTCGACGCGACGGACACAGCTGGAGGCGCCCGTGA
- the gndA gene encoding NADP-dependent phosphogluconate dehydrogenase yields the protein MSLGTKAQIGVTGLAVMGRNLARNIARHGYVTAVHNRTYARTQSLIEDHGDEGEFVPSTTMEEFVESLERPRTIISMVQAGVATDAVINELVPLLEPGDIIVDAGNAHFPDTVRRELALREAGIHFVGMGVSGGEEGALNGPSIMPGGAPEFYETLGPILEDIAAQVDGVPCTTYVGPDGAGHFVKMVHNGIEYADMQLIAEAYDLLRQGLGASAAEIGEIFAKWNEGELESFLIEITAEVLSQVDAKTGKAFVDIVLDQAEQKGTGRWTVQNALDLGVPITGIAEATFARALSGSVPQREAAQGVLPADTLPWDITDRDAFIEDVRQALYASKIVAYSQGFDQIAAASEAFGWNINRAAMARIWRGGCIIRASFLNRITEAYERDPALPLLLADEYFTGAVAAGLKSWRRIVSDAALHGVPTPAFSSSLAYYDGVRAERLPANLIQAQRDYFGAHTYQRTDRPGFFHTEWTADRSETEQ from the coding sequence ATGAGTCTAGGTACGAAGGCCCAAATTGGGGTCACAGGTTTGGCAGTTATGGGTCGCAACTTGGCGCGCAACATTGCGCGGCACGGCTATGTGACGGCGGTTCACAACCGCACCTATGCGCGCACCCAGTCGCTGATTGAGGACCACGGGGACGAGGGCGAGTTTGTGCCTTCGACGACGATGGAAGAGTTTGTCGAGTCGCTGGAGCGCCCTCGAACAATCATTTCCATGGTTCAGGCTGGTGTCGCAACCGACGCCGTCATCAACGAGTTGGTTCCGCTCCTGGAGCCGGGCGACATTATTGTCGATGCCGGAAACGCCCACTTCCCCGACACTGTGCGCCGGGAACTGGCGCTGCGTGAGGCGGGCATCCACTTCGTTGGTATGGGTGTGTCCGGGGGAGAAGAGGGCGCGCTCAACGGACCTTCTATCATGCCCGGCGGTGCACCTGAGTTTTACGAAACCTTGGGGCCGATCCTTGAGGACATTGCAGCCCAGGTCGATGGCGTCCCCTGCACCACCTACGTCGGTCCGGACGGTGCCGGGCACTTCGTCAAGATGGTTCACAACGGCATCGAGTACGCTGACATGCAGCTAATCGCTGAGGCTTACGACCTGCTCCGCCAGGGATTGGGCGCATCGGCAGCTGAAATTGGGGAAATCTTCGCCAAGTGGAACGAGGGCGAACTGGAGTCATTCCTCATTGAAATCACCGCTGAAGTCCTCTCTCAGGTTGACGCCAAAACCGGCAAGGCTTTCGTGGACATCGTCCTTGACCAGGCCGAACAGAAGGGGACTGGACGTTGGACGGTGCAGAACGCCCTCGACCTCGGGGTGCCGATCACGGGGATCGCGGAAGCTACCTTTGCCCGTGCGCTGTCCGGATCGGTACCGCAGCGCGAAGCTGCCCAAGGGGTGCTTCCGGCTGACACTCTTCCCTGGGACATCACTGACCGTGACGCCTTCATTGAAGACGTACGTCAGGCGCTTTACGCTTCAAAGATTGTTGCCTACTCCCAGGGGTTCGACCAGATCGCCGCGGCTTCCGAGGCCTTCGGGTGGAACATCAACCGCGCGGCTATGGCGCGGATCTGGCGTGGTGGCTGCATCATTCGCGCAAGCTTCCTCAATCGCATCACTGAGGCCTATGAGCGCGACCCGGCACTGCCGCTGCTGCTCGCGGACGAATACTTCACGGGCGCTGTTGCAGCCGGGCTGAAGTCGTGGAGGCGTATTGTCTCTGACGCTGCACTACACGGGGTGCCGACCCCCGCTTTCTCTTCGTCGCTGGCCTACTACGACGGGGTTCGCGCCGAGCGGCTTCCGGCCAACCTGATCCAAGCGCAACGTGACTACTTTGGCGCACACACCTACCAGCGCACCGATCGGCCCGGCTTCTTCCATACCGAATGGACAGCGGATCGGTCCGAGACCGAACAATGA
- a CDS encoding MFS transporter gives MDDKKYLKWYNKVGYGAGDVGGNVVYAFIAFFVMIYLTDTMGMNPGIVGTLIMVARIFDGVSDLFFGALIDRTNTKMGKARPWMFYAYFGCALMIVAIFAIPADLGDFSKYAWFFITYVLLNAVFYTANNISYSTLTALITKNPEERVQMGSLRFIFAFGTSLVIQVSTVGLVQAFGGDAAAWRNVAILYAVIGLVVNTISVFSVRELPAEVLYEKVGEDAEEEQEAIDEGAPPLLESFKLLFSNKYYLLVVAVFMMGQLFTAMMGTGIYFMTYVLGDASYFSTFAWAINVPLILGLVVTPFIVKRVGMIYPVNFVGYVIAFVGRALVIVAAGMGNIPLMLAFSALASFGMSPLQGTLNALIAEASQNTYLTHNKRIDGMMFSATSLGVKIGGGGGVALSGWLLAAGGYVGGAAVQPATAINMLNFMYLWLPVIIAALIAFLLWWLRVEQANNKLRQELAENEK, from the coding sequence ATGGACGACAAGAAGTATTTGAAGTGGTACAACAAGGTCGGTTACGGCGCGGGCGACGTTGGCGGCAACGTTGTTTACGCGTTCATCGCATTCTTTGTGATGATCTACCTGACCGACACGATGGGGATGAATCCCGGCATTGTCGGCACCCTGATCATGGTGGCAAGGATATTCGACGGCGTCTCCGACCTCTTCTTCGGGGCACTCATCGATAGAACGAATACCAAGATGGGTAAGGCTCGTCCCTGGATGTTCTACGCATACTTCGGGTGTGCGTTGATGATTGTCGCAATCTTTGCCATCCCCGCCGACCTTGGCGACTTCTCTAAGTACGCGTGGTTCTTCATCACCTACGTGCTGCTCAATGCCGTCTTCTACACCGCAAACAACATCTCTTACTCAACCCTGACCGCTTTGATCACCAAGAACCCTGAAGAGCGGGTGCAGATGGGTTCCCTGCGCTTCATCTTCGCCTTCGGAACCAGCCTGGTGATCCAGGTATCGACGGTTGGTTTGGTGCAGGCATTCGGCGGGGACGCAGCCGCATGGCGCAATGTGGCCATCCTTTACGCTGTGATCGGCCTCGTCGTCAACACTATCTCCGTGTTCTCAGTTCGTGAGCTTCCCGCCGAAGTCCTCTACGAAAAGGTTGGCGAGGACGCCGAAGAAGAGCAGGAAGCAATTGACGAGGGCGCACCCCCACTACTTGAGTCGTTCAAGCTTCTGTTCTCAAACAAGTACTATCTGCTAGTTGTCGCAGTCTTCATGATGGGGCAGCTCTTCACCGCCATGATGGGGACCGGAATCTACTTCATGACCTACGTCCTTGGGGATGCGAGTTACTTCTCCACGTTTGCGTGGGCGATCAATGTGCCGCTCATCTTGGGACTGGTTGTCACACCCTTCATCGTCAAGAGAGTCGGTATGATCTACCCGGTCAACTTCGTTGGCTACGTCATCGCATTCGTCGGCAGGGCCCTGGTGATTGTTGCGGCCGGGATGGGGAACATTCCTCTGATGTTGGCCTTCTCGGCACTGGCGTCCTTCGGGATGAGCCCGCTCCAGGGAACACTAAACGCACTGATTGCGGAGGCTTCCCAGAACACCTACCTCACCCACAACAAGCGGATCGACGGCATGATGTTCTCCGCTACCTCACTGGGCGTGAAGATCGGCGGCGGCGGCGGTGTCGCCCTCTCGGGCTGGCTCCTCGCTGCCGGTGGCTACGTCGGGGGAGCAGCAGTGCAACCTGCGACGGCAATCAACATGCTGAACTTCATGTACCTGTGGTTGCCAGTAATCATCGCGGCCCTCATCGCGTTCCTGCTGTGGTGGCTGCGGGTCGAGCAGGCAAATAATAAGCTCCGCCAAGAGTTGGCAGAAAACGAGAAGTAG
- a CDS encoding SRPBCC family protein, translated as MTNTEVSVATAPQTYHIFIKAPADTIWDALARPEFTAKYFYGSRVETTAEVGTPFRYHSPDGASLWGDEVVLESDRPNKLVVGWRSLFNPDARDEPPSRVSWQIEDQSDGTCLLTVIHDQLEESPNTAAGVGGPGWMFVLSGLKTLLETGEPMVG; from the coding sequence ATGACAAACACCGAGGTCAGCGTAGCTACCGCACCCCAGACGTACCACATCTTCATCAAGGCTCCTGCCGACACCATCTGGGACGCGCTTGCACGCCCAGAATTTACTGCTAAATACTTCTACGGCTCCCGCGTGGAAACAACCGCTGAGGTCGGTACGCCCTTCCGCTACCACTCACCCGACGGCGCATCACTCTGGGGTGACGAGGTCGTGCTGGAGTCTGACCGCCCAAACAAACTAGTCGTCGGCTGGCGATCCCTGTTCAACCCGGACGCTCGCGACGAGCCACCAAGCCGCGTTTCCTGGCAGATCGAAGACCAGAGCGACGGTACCTGCCTACTCACCGTTATCCACGATCAACTTGAGGAGTCCCCTAACACGGCGGCAGGGGTTGGCGGACCCGGATGGATGTTCGTACTCAGCGGCCTGAAGACACTACTGGAAACTGGCGAGCCGATGGTTGGGTAG
- a CDS encoding putative immunity protein, translated as MAPEPSDLTLPEAERRDLIRWAAECVRRLLPIFESAAPGDPRLSQALDGAEAFARGELSVGPMRHLAFGCHAAARDVDDVAASAVARACGQAAAIAHMGGHSREISRYTAKALGGDAAPELAWQREHIPVRFEAYVYGSRVETTG; from the coding sequence ATGGCCCCAGAACCGTCAGACCTAACGTTGCCCGAAGCGGAGCGGCGCGACCTCATCCGCTGGGCAGCGGAATGCGTTCGGAGGCTCCTGCCAATCTTCGAGAGTGCAGCGCCCGGCGATCCCCGTCTTTCACAAGCTCTTGACGGCGCGGAGGCCTTCGCACGCGGTGAACTCAGCGTCGGGCCGATGCGTCACCTCGCTTTCGGATGCCACGCCGCAGCGCGCGACGTTGACGACGTAGCCGCATCAGCCGTCGCCCGAGCGTGTGGTCAAGCTGCCGCCATCGCCCACATGGGCGGGCATAGTCGAGAAATCAGCCGCTACACAGCAAAGGCACTTGGAGGGGATGCAGCGCCGGAACTGGCGTGGCAACGCGAGCACATCCCGGTCCGCTTCGAGGCCTATGTCTACGGCTCCCGCGTGGAGACCACCGGTTAG
- a CDS encoding esterase family protein: MHRVTSRRMTAVASLAGLLLLTACTSGGESPDGASDALERIRETETQSGERMSATIPSDLEMIPDDYRVPANRQGRLERLTYTTYESFSYEDRSQELAKTAWVYVPYGYTDEQPYNVLYLSHGGWSNETTIMGTDTNPTTFKNVVDHGIEDGLIEPLIIVLPTYNNTSPEDSGDYGLAIRLTDNFHNELVNDLIPAAESTYSTYAEDVSAEGIEASRDHRGFGGFSMGSVNTWRTFEHALPYFRYFMPMSGSLSSDSEFLEGIVGDSGYTSDDFFIFAMTGTDDFAYSGFKNQIDAMAGSANGVFVEADSEAEGNLAYREREGYRHDGAASDEYTYNGLRFFWNPRTR; encoded by the coding sequence ATGCATCGAGTAACGTCCCGAAGAATGACCGCCGTTGCCTCTTTGGCTGGTCTACTGCTCCTGACCGCATGCACTAGCGGCGGTGAGAGCCCCGACGGAGCCAGTGACGCCCTCGAACGAATTCGCGAGACCGAAACCCAGTCAGGGGAGAGAATGAGCGCGACGATTCCTTCCGACCTCGAGATGATTCCCGACGACTACCGCGTCCCGGCCAACCGGCAGGGCAGACTGGAGCGCCTCACCTACACGACGTATGAGTCCTTCTCATATGAGGACCGCAGTCAGGAGCTGGCGAAGACCGCCTGGGTGTATGTGCCCTACGGATATACGGATGAGCAGCCCTACAACGTTTTGTATTTGAGCCACGGCGGGTGGAGCAACGAGACGACGATTATGGGTACGGATACCAACCCGACGACGTTCAAGAATGTTGTGGATCATGGGATCGAGGACGGTCTGATCGAGCCCCTCATTATTGTGCTGCCTACCTACAACAACACGAGCCCCGAAGATAGTGGCGACTATGGTCTGGCGATCAGGCTGACGGACAACTTCCACAACGAGCTGGTCAATGACCTGATCCCGGCGGCAGAGTCGACGTACTCCACGTATGCCGAGGACGTCAGCGCCGAAGGAATCGAAGCATCTCGGGATCACCGTGGCTTTGGCGGGTTTTCAATGGGGTCGGTCAACACGTGGCGCACCTTCGAGCACGCACTCCCGTACTTCCGCTACTTCATGCCGATGAGCGGATCCCTGTCTTCTGATAGCGAGTTCTTAGAGGGGATTGTCGGAGATTCCGGGTATACCAGCGACGACTTCTTCATCTTCGCGATGACCGGCACCGACGATTTTGCGTACTCGGGCTTCAAGAATCAGATCGACGCGATGGCAGGCAGCGCCAACGGGGTCTTTGTGGAGGCCGACAGTGAAGCTGAGGGGAACCTTGCCTACCGTGAACGCGAAGGATACCGCCATGATGGCGCTGCGTCTGACGAGTACACCTACAATGGGCTGCGGTTCTTCTGGAATCCGCGGACTCGGTAG
- a CDS encoding IS1249 family transposase, giving the protein MERRPCCHVCGQAMKRNGTTKAGTLRWRCKNPDCGVSLVRKNNADAAGLATFLKWLLKPLAQGEMSDSTSRTFRRKTAKYWAYWPLPHFRDESVSVLHVDGLHMGRKGVILIGCNEAGTPLGWYLARTEHAGAWSALLAQISTPLMVVTDGGSGFRKAMKDTWPQVRIQRCLFHVYLNITALTSKRPRLAPGRELKWLAHQLLAAKTPKDAWQWEQDYLAWEARWAGFLAEKSVYATGEYKDTHAKLVRARNLVRTLLRQGQLFTFLSPALLAASGLETLPSTNSRLEGGINAQIRRMWGWHRGMPFLHRVKAAYWWCYTHSPSPLPAARILGEMPTDATIEALYQDALQHHRQHGPVKWGTAISWEDLHHKTWKQ; this is encoded by the coding sequence ATGGAACGTAGACCGTGTTGCCACGTGTGTGGCCAAGCGATGAAGAGGAACGGAACAACTAAGGCTGGGACGTTGCGTTGGCGGTGTAAAAACCCTGATTGCGGGGTGAGTTTGGTTAGGAAGAACAACGCGGACGCGGCGGGGCTGGCAACCTTCTTGAAATGGCTACTAAAGCCGTTAGCTCAAGGGGAAATGAGTGACTCAACATCGCGCACTTTTCGTCGGAAAACAGCAAAATACTGGGCCTACTGGCCGCTGCCGCACTTTCGAGACGAATCAGTGAGTGTGCTGCATGTTGATGGTCTTCATATGGGTCGTAAAGGGGTGATCCTGATTGGCTGCAACGAGGCTGGTACTCCTCTGGGCTGGTACCTCGCCAGAACTGAACACGCTGGTGCCTGGTCAGCGCTCCTCGCCCAGATAAGCACCCCACTCATGGTGGTAACTGATGGGGGCAGCGGCTTTCGTAAAGCCATGAAAGACACCTGGCCCCAGGTGCGAATTCAGCGCTGCTTGTTCCACGTTTACTTGAATATCACTGCGTTGACGTCTAAACGGCCAAGGCTGGCTCCGGGCCGGGAACTCAAGTGGTTAGCCCACCAGTTACTAGCAGCAAAAACTCCCAAAGATGCTTGGCAATGGGAGCAGGATTACCTGGCTTGGGAAGCCCGGTGGGCCGGTTTCCTAGCCGAGAAAAGCGTGTACGCAACCGGGGAGTATAAAGACACCCACGCCAAACTGGTACGTGCCAGAAACCTTGTGCGTACCCTGCTACGTCAAGGCCAGCTCTTCACGTTTTTGAGTCCCGCCCTCCTCGCTGCCAGCGGCCTTGAGACCCTACCCTCCACCAATAGCCGGCTCGAAGGGGGCATCAACGCTCAAATCCGTCGCATGTGGGGTTGGCACCGCGGGATGCCTTTCCTACACCGCGTCAAAGCCGCCTACTGGTGGTGCTACACGCATTCACCCAGCCCCTTACCCGCGGCGCGGATCCTTGGTGAAATGCCCACCGATGCCACCATCGAGGCTCTCTACCAAGACGCGCTCCAACACCACCGCCAGCACGGCCCCGTCAAATGGGGCACCGCCATTAGCTGGGAAGACCTACACCATAAAACCTGGAAACAGTAA
- a CDS encoding IS1249 family transposase: MGRPASIKKCPDCHQPGLKRNGTRNGKIRWRCTNCGSSPSRTRPDTTQLAQFTAFLAWIKGKESQGEVDGTRTGRTARRQFSWCWNVPIPKPPVTGEIFDEVFLDGNYLPHHWCILLARSSTGPVTTWQWCNTETAAAYQAVLARMAPPVVVAIDGSGGCQKALKETWPDVTVQRCLVHVHRNNLRDLTSKPRTGAGKALLALSQTLLKVTNLDEAAIWSANLAAFYSEYDTWLKARTYAREDPEEALRRGKKPSGWWYTHERDRRVYYRFDRLFTNGQLFAFLTAIPGTILERTTNPVEAINAQITRLIGLHPGLSEDHMIAAVEWLLYSYTENPSTPAEILKNWRNNGEPTRRLIPKHKKQPTPQGPQKWGTAPTPEEGLWARKGWAGKWQP; encoded by the coding sequence ATGGGAAGACCTGCATCTATAAAGAAATGTCCTGATTGTCATCAGCCAGGGTTGAAACGTAATGGGACTCGTAATGGCAAAATTCGGTGGCGATGCACCAACTGCGGATCTAGCCCCTCACGCACTCGCCCTGATACGACACAGTTAGCCCAGTTCACAGCCTTCCTGGCATGGATCAAAGGTAAGGAATCACAAGGCGAGGTTGATGGCACACGCACTGGCAGAACCGCTAGGCGCCAGTTCTCGTGGTGTTGGAATGTGCCAATCCCAAAGCCTCCCGTCACAGGGGAGATCTTTGACGAAGTATTCCTTGATGGAAACTATCTGCCCCACCATTGGTGCATACTCCTGGCACGGTCTTCAACAGGTCCTGTGACCACTTGGCAGTGGTGCAACACAGAAACTGCCGCCGCCTACCAAGCAGTCCTAGCCCGTATGGCACCACCGGTAGTGGTTGCTATAGATGGCAGTGGAGGATGCCAGAAAGCACTGAAAGAGACCTGGCCAGACGTAACCGTGCAACGCTGCTTAGTGCATGTACACCGCAACAACCTTCGCGACTTAACGTCAAAGCCGCGAACCGGGGCAGGCAAAGCACTCCTGGCACTATCCCAAACCCTTCTCAAAGTCACCAACCTTGACGAAGCTGCTATATGGAGCGCGAACCTTGCTGCCTTCTACAGCGAGTACGACACTTGGCTCAAGGCACGCACCTACGCCCGTGAGGACCCTGAAGAAGCCCTTAGACGCGGGAAGAAACCCTCTGGCTGGTGGTACACCCATGAACGAGACCGCCGCGTGTACTACCGGTTCGACCGACTCTTCACCAACGGGCAACTCTTCGCTTTCCTCACCGCTATACCCGGCACTATCTTGGAACGAACCACTAACCCAGTTGAGGCCATAAACGCCCAAATCACACGGCTAATCGGCCTGCATCCCGGACTCAGTGAAGACCACATGATCGCCGCTGTGGAATGGCTCTTGTATTCCTATACCGAGAACCCAAGCACACCAGCAGAAATCCTAAAGAACTGGCGCAACAACGGGGAACCCACCCGGCGACTCATACCCAAACACAAGAAACAACCAACACCACAAGGACCCCAAAAATGGGGCACTGCCCCAACCCCCGAAGAAGGACTCTGGGCCAGAAAAGGATGGGCAGGCAAGTGGCAACCCTAA
- the rsfS gene encoding ribosome silencing factor yields MTLSEETTELLNAAAQAAADALAEDLVAIDVTGVLPFSDAFLIVTADNPRHLSGVKSGIEDDVHEALGRSPRVEGDQNSEWLLLDYGDVAVHIFLREARDFYALDKLWNQAPRVNITEVSTTR; encoded by the coding sequence ATGACTCTGAGCGAAGAGACCACGGAGCTGCTGAATGCAGCGGCCCAGGCTGCTGCTGATGCCCTGGCCGAAGATCTGGTTGCTATCGATGTGACTGGCGTACTGCCATTTAGCGACGCATTCCTGATTGTCACAGCTGATAACCCCCGGCACCTCAGCGGCGTGAAGTCTGGCATTGAGGATGACGTGCATGAGGCTCTGGGGCGTTCACCCCGCGTCGAAGGCGACCAGAACTCGGAGTGGCTGCTGCTTGACTACGGCGATGTGGCTGTACACATCTTCTTGCGGGAAGCACGGGACTTCTATGCCTTGGACAAACTGTGGAATCAGGCCCCACGAGTCAACATCACCGAGGTATCTACAACGCGGTAG
- the nadD gene encoding nicotinate-nucleotide adenylyltransferase: protein MRRRRRIGIMGGTFDPIHHGHLVAASEVMSRFGLEQVVFVPTSTQPFKQDRDTTAAEHRYLMTVIATASNNRFTVSRVDIDRGGLTYTYETLRDLRAVEPDVDWYFITGADALHDILNWKHVDELFESAHFIGVSRPGHDLDVGGLPEDKVDLVEVPAMAISSSDCRRRVAEGEPIWYLVPDGVVQYIDKYALYQ, encoded by the coding sequence ATGAGGCGTCGGCGCCGCATTGGGATCATGGGTGGAACGTTTGATCCCATCCACCACGGTCACTTAGTTGCCGCCTCGGAAGTGATGAGCCGCTTCGGGTTGGAGCAAGTGGTCTTTGTACCCACGTCCACCCAGCCTTTCAAACAGGATCGTGACACAACCGCTGCGGAACACCGCTACTTGATGACGGTGATCGCGACGGCCTCGAACAACCGCTTTACGGTGTCTCGTGTCGACATCGATCGTGGGGGACTGACGTACACGTATGAGACCCTGCGGGACTTGCGCGCTGTCGAACCGGATGTCGACTGGTACTTCATCACCGGAGCTGATGCCCTTCACGACATTCTCAACTGGAAGCATGTTGATGAACTATTCGAATCGGCGCACTTCATCGGGGTGTCCCGGCCGGGTCACGACCTAGATGTCGGCGGTCTCCCAGAGGACAAGGTTGATCTGGTGGAGGTGCCAGCCATGGCGATCTCCTCAAGCGATTGCCGGCGGCGGGTCGCTGAGGGGGAGCCAATTTGGTACTTGGTGCCTGACGGCGTGGTGCAGTACATCGACAAGTACGCTTTGTATCAGTAG